The following are encoded together in the Kwoniella europaea PYCC6329 chromosome 1, complete sequence genome:
- a CDS encoding hydroxymethylglutaryl-CoA reductase (NADPH), translated as MGLRTMLRSTLVSLSSLSSSAPIEVITTCFILVTLVYFQLLHAIKGSEFFNIPSASPPPRPVHLVRLSHPPQLDESVYGLPSTSSRLANHFNTATPWSGEDWQPVTVGDFRRVLEANAVEGGYVFDEKIGGNPAGEKAAVVLVKQIVLVKEDESESTDQWENWLLNDFGVEFGGSKYTYKDLCFDCSIKPTLTQHPLHPSQSVLTLFLQAPTPYTPTLPYLHGLGKLPPFTPPHSNTTFRILTPASTSWGFLPSFDGAGLFSNFGDGLTQSEKEDEDALYGLRNVRWFAYAVRAFGVRFWNLAKNADSADIFVVLLGYVMMHGVFVHLFIGMRNIGSSFWLPVATLVSSTFAFLVALLAAYLLNVPIDPICLSEALPFLVITVGFDKPFWLAKAVLQNPDIAPVPTSPEMSPVDDIIDETGLGLDLGTLHKELAPLERLQRLAEGKVRWAAPVAAEKIVVDAVRKAGVRIVRDYAIEIAVLSVGAASGIGGLREFCYLAALIMAVDCVFLFSFYVAILSVMVEVHRIKLIRGNRRAKHLRRNSSHASLNAASISPSPTGKSFSSTDADGQPKNPMVRLKLLLIVSFLTLHILNLCTTLTEQTALKRHSTHSVPNVTPRAMLDPRSPTLSPMLQALYDNQPPETDMAVQIIPATNVVMSSDDYTPSRMATIDQFMSEWTQLVGDPVLSKWIVVTLGISVLLNGYLIKGIASNSMGGKGPVAAAAQILVGVFESAEKSDRERKAASKSATPRGKLPANYTHPPPAKDGEKTPKGDERPNGNIGQVMVPPAPKVPIITEPSPPIPKSDSSSSLQSMHFGRRSLEECIDIYAGGVGSNNLSDEEIILLVEKGKIAPYALEKVLKNLERAVRVRRAVISRSSVTRTLENSLLPMADYDYKQIIGACCENVVGYMPLPVGIAGPLNVDGELLHIPMATTEGTLVASTSRGCKALNSGGGVTTVLTHDAMTRGPAIDFPSVVLACDARLWIDSKEGFSILKAAFDSTSRFARLQTLECALAGRTLYVRFATQTGDAMGMNMISKGVEKALEVLRERYPDMHVLALSGNYCTDKKPAAINWIEGRGKSVVAEAVVPGHIVKSVLKTTVKDLCNLNIKKNLIGSAMAGSIGGFNAHAANILTAMYLACGQDPAQNVESSNCMTLMEPTNDGADLLISCSMPSIEVGTVGGGTILSPQRAMLEMLGVAGAHPTTPGANAQRLARIICAAVMAGELSLMSALAAGHLIQAHMKHNRSAPVTPGAVTPFGGITPLRESMLINGPPPKGLSPVTATRQTF; from the exons ATGGGCTTGCGTACGATGCTCCGATCCACTCTCGTCTCGCTATCCTCACTCTCCTCCTCCGCCCCTATAGAAGTCATAACAACAtgcttcatcctcgtcaccCTCGTCTACTTCCAGCTCCTCCATGCGATCAAGGGATCGGAATTCTTTAACATCCCCTCTgcctctccaccacctcgtccagTCCACCTCGTTCGTCTATCGCACCCACCACAACTCGATGAATCAGTTTATGGTCTTCCCAGTACTAGTTCGAGGCTGGCCAATCATTTCAACACTGCTACACCGTGGAGTGGAGAAGATTGGCAGCCTGTGACTGTAGGAGACTTCAGAAGAGTATTAGAAGCGAATGCAGTAGAAGGCGGATATGTGtttgatgagaagatcgGAGGTAACCCAGCGGGCGAGAAAGCCGCTGTGGTACTGGTGAAACAGATCGTGTTggtcaaagaagatgagagtgaatCGACGGATCAATGGGAGAATTGGCTTTTGAATGATTTCGGTGTTGAATTTGGAGGTTCAAAATACACTTATAAAGATTTATGTTTCGATTGTTCAATCAAACCTACCTTGACTCAGCATCCTTTACATCCCTCTCAATCCGTCTTGACTCTTTTCCTACAAGCTCCTACACCCTACACACCGACTCTACCATATCTACATGGTCTAGGTAAATTACCTCCTTTTACCCCTCCTCATTCCAACACGACTTTCAGGATCCTCACTCCCGCAAGCACAAGTTGGGGCTTTTTACCCAGCTTCGACGGTGCAGGATTATTCTCAAACTTCGGTGACGGTCTCACTCAaagtgagaaggaggatgaagatgcgcTATACGGGCTGAGGAATGTCAGATGGTTCGCCTACGCTGTTAGAGCTTTTGGCGTTCGTTTCTGGAATTTGGCAAAG AACGCTGATTCCGCGGATATCTTTGTCGTCTTGCTTGGGTATGTGATGATGCATGGTGTCTTTGTGCACTTGTTCATTGGTATGAGGAATATAGGAAGTTCATTCTGGCTTC CCGTGGCCACTTTGGTATCATCTACATTCGCATTCCTCGTCGCCCTCTTGGCAGCATACTTACTCAATGTACCTATCGATCCCATCTGTCTATCAGAAGCGTTGCCCTTCTTAGTCATCACAGTCGGTTTCGACAAACCTTTCTGGCTCGCCAAAGCGGTGTTACAAAACCCAGATATTGCTCCTGTTCCCACTTCCCCCGAAATGTCTCCTGTagacgatatcatcgacgAAACAGGTCTTGGTTTAGATCTCGGAACTTTGCATAAGGAACTCGCTCCATTAGAGAGGCTCCAGAGATTAGCAGAAGGGAAGGTTAGATGGGCTGCCCCGGTTGCAGCCGAGAAGATCGTCGTAGACGCTGTAAGAAAGGCCGGTGTTAGAATTGTGAGGGATTATGCTATCGAGATTGCAGTATTGAGTGTAGGAGCAGCCAGTGGAATCGGTGGATTAAGAGAGTTTTGCTATCTTG CCGCACTCATTATGGCTGTCGACTgcgtcttcctcttctccttctacgTGGCTATTCTCAGTGTCATGGTAGAGGTCCACCGAATCAAACTCATCCGAGGCAACCGACGTGCCAAGCATCTTCGACGTAATTCCAGCCATGCTTCTCTCAACGCTGCCTCCATCTCGCCATCGCCTACCGGTaaatccttctcatctactgatgctgatggaCAACCCAAGAACCCCATGGTCCGACTGAAGcttctcctcatcgtctCATTCCTCACCCTACATATCCTCAACCTTTGTACCACTCTTACCGAACAGACAGCTTTGAAGAGGCATTCCACCCACTCTGTACCCAATGTCACCCCACGTGCAATGCTAGATCCTCGAAGTCCTACTCTTTCTCCTATGTTGCAGGCATTATACGACAATCAACCTCCCGAGACCGATATGGCTGTCCAGATAATACCCGCAACCAATGTCGTCATGTCAAGCGATGATTACACTCCTTCGAGAATGGCCACCATCGACCAATTCATGAGCGAGTGGACTCAACTTGTTGGCGACCCAGTGTTGAGTAAATGGATCGTTGTCACACTCGGTATCAGTGTCTTGTTGAACGGTTATCTCATTAAAGGTATCGCATCCAACTCCATGGGCGGTAAGGGGCCAGTCGCAGCTGCCGCTCAGATCCTCGTTGGGGTCTTTGAGTCCGCCGAAAAGAGCGATAGGGAAAGGAAAGCTGCTAGTAAATCAGCTACTCCCCGGGGCAAGCTTCCAGCTAACTACACGCATCCTCCACCTGCGAAAGATGGCGAGAAGACACCGAAAGGCGATGAACGACCCAACGGTAACATCGGTCAGGTCATGGTCCCGCCAGCTCCCAAAGTCCCAATCATCACTgaaccttcacctcctaTTCCTAAATCCGACTCCAGCTCTTCTCTCCAATCGATGCATTTTGGTCGACGATCCCTAGAAGAATGTATCGACATCTATGCTGGAGGTGTTGGATCTAACAACCTTTCTGACGAAGAGATCATCCTATTAGTAGAGAAAGGCAAGATCGCACCGTATGCTTTGGAAAAGGTATTGAAGAACCTCGAACGAGCCGTACGAGTTCGACGAGCTGTCATTTCTCGATCATCAGTCACGCGAACTTTGGAAAACAGTCTTCTGCCTATGGCCGACTACGATTACAAGCAGATCATCGGAGCGTGCTGCGAGAATGTCGTCGGTTACATGCCTCTTCCCGTTGGTATCGCTGGTCCATTGAATGTCGATGGCGAACTACTGCATATTCCTATGGCTACGACGGAAGGTACTCTCGTCGCATCGACCTCACGAGGATGTAAAGCTCTGAACTCCGGCGGTGGGGTCACAACAGTTTTGACTCATGATGCCATGACTCGAGGGCCTGCCATCGATTTCCCTTCTGTGGTATTAGCGTGTGATGCTAGATTATGGATAGATTCCAAAGAGGGATTCAGCATCTTGAAAGCTGCATTCGACAGTACATCCCGATTCGCAAGATTACAAACTCTAGAGTGTGCATTGGCAGGTAGGACTTTATATGTCCGATTTGCCACTCAAACAGGAGACGCGATGGGGATGAACATGATTTCCAAAGGAGTGGAAAAAGCTTTGGAAGTTTTAAGAGAAAGATATCCGGATATGCACGTTTTGGCCTTATCGGGTAATTATTGTACGGATAAGAAACCCGCTGCGATCAATTGGATagaaggtagaggtaaatCCGTTGTGGCCGAGGCCGTCGTACCGGGACATATAGTGAAGAGTGTCTTGAAGACCACAGTGAAGGATTTGTGTAACTtgaatatcaagaagaactTGATTGGAAGTGCGATGGCGGGAAGTATAGGTGGTTTCAATGCTCATGCTGCGAATATCTTAACT GCTATGTATCTCGCATGCGGTCAAGATCCAGCTCAGAATGTCGAATCATCCAATTGTATGACATTGATGGAACC AACCAACGACGGTGCCGATCTATTGATATCATGCTCAATGCCATCGATCGAAGTTGGAACCGTAGGAGGAGGTACGATTCTCTCCCCTCAGAGAGCAATGTTAGAAATGTTGGGAGTTGCCGGTGCTCATCCTACCACACCCGGAGCCAATGCCCAACGACTGGCGAGGATAATATGTGCGGCCGTCATGGCTGGAGAACTGTCTTTGATGTCTGCTCTAGCGGCTGGACATCTCATTCAAGCTCATATGAAACATAATCGATCGGCACCTGTCACTCCTGGTGCGGTCACCCCCTTCGGAGGTATCACACCGTTAAGAGAAAGTATGTTGATCAATGGACCTCCACCGAAGGGGTTGAGTCCTGTCACTGCAACTAGGCAGACTTTCTAG
- a CDS encoding non-histone chromosomal protein 6, whose amino-acid sequence MPKVSAKDTKKSAGVQAAAKKRAKKDPNKPKRALSAYMFFVQDYRERIKTENPDASFGDVGKLLGLKWKEMSAGEKKPYEDKAQADKARADKENAAYKANGKAAKKAAPASESEEDDDDE is encoded by the exons ATGCCTAAAGTATCCGCCAAAGACACCAAGAAATCAGCCGGCGTCCAAGCTGCCGCTAAGAAGAGAGCCAAGAAGGACCCCAACAAGCCTAAGAG AGCTCTCTCCGCCTACATGTTCTTCGTTCAAGACTACAGAGAAAGAATCAAGACTGAAAACCCCGATGCTTCATTCGGTGATGTTGGTAAGCTCTTGGGTCTCaagtggaaggagatgagtgccggtgagaagaag CCATACGAAGATAAAGCTCAAGCCGACAAAGCTAGAGCGGATAAGGAAAACGCAGCTTACAAAGCTAATGGTAAAGCCGCCAAGAAAGCTGCTCCGGC TTCCGAAtccgaggaagatgatgatgatgaataa
- a CDS encoding eukaryotic translation initiation factor 3 subunit F, whose translation MSLDTSSSAIHLNLPPTSTSQLRPPTLITVHPSVIASILTHHSRRPTEADSSPRVIGTLMGSRSENGQEVDVRACFAVPHKEDENQIAVDMPFQQGMMQLLGKTGAKESIVGWYATHPTLNAYSALIQNYFSGETSPHPSIHLTIDTELDPSGKGLGVKGWVSTQLGLSNKPENCAFLPVPVVIKYAESERAALDLLTTAAPTPSPSLPPLPTLSASLGQLSELIDQCLAYVQKVNSGEQSPDPEVGRYLLEGLGRWSSTKEGNEDEGGIKAGLQDTLTVSYLSNLVRSQIELSGRLALLQQAAAQ comes from the exons ATGTCGCTCgatacttcttcttccgctaTACACCTTAACCTCCCTCCCACCTCGACCTCTCAACT CCGACCTCCTACGCTCATCACTGTCCACCCCTCCGTTATCGCTTCCATCCTCACCCACCACTCTCGACGACCCACCGAGGCGGATTCCTCACCTCGAGTGATCGGTACTTTGATGGGATCGAGATCAGAAAACGGACAAGAAGTAGATGTCAGAGCGTGTTTCGCTGTCCCTcacaaggaagatgagaaccAAATTGCAGTTGATATGCCTTTCCAACAAGGTATGATGCAGTTGTTGGGTAAGACTGGTGCCAAGGAATCGATtgttggatg GTACGCAACTCACCCAACTCTCAATGCCTACTCTGCCCTCATCCAGAACTACTTTTCCGGTGAAACTTCTCCTCACCCTTCGATCCACTTGACCATCGATACCGAGCTTGACCCATCTGGAAAAGGATTAGGTGTGAAGGGATGGGTATCCACTCAATTGGGTTTGAGCAATAAACCTGAGAACTGTGCTTTCTTACCTGTTCCCGTGGTGATCAAATACGCTGAAAGTGAAAGGGCTGCCC TCGACCTTCTCACCACCGCCGCGCCTACTccctcaccttctctcccacctcttccaaccctctCGGCCTCATTGGGACAATTATCGGAACTCATCGACCAATGTTTGGCTTACGTGCAGAAAGTAAACTCGGGCGAACAATCGCCAGACCCGGAAGTTGGTCGATACCTCTTGGAAGGATTAGGTAGATGGTCTTCCACCAAAGAAGGaaacgaggatgaaggaggtatcAAAGCTGGTTTGCAAGATACTTTGACTGTATCTTATTTGAGTAATTTGGTAAGGAGTCAAATTGAGTTATCGGGTAGATTGGCTTTGTTACAACAGGCCGCTGCTCAATAG